tcaatcaagaatctatcaatctcctcctgaaaaatgtccattgacttaacctccacagctgtctgtggcaatgaattccacagttcaccaccctctgacttaagaaattcctgctcatctccttcctaaaggaatgtattttaattctgaggctgtggccactggtcctagactctcccactagtggaaacatcctctccaaatccactccatccaggtttttaccaggctgggacagacggcaacagcttcacactgtgtcccaaagcttgtgtcctgtcctgcatcacccaaggcagcagagatgttataggagagggcaagcaccgtaacaaagtagctcaggatggtttgggtaacattcaggaatgtctatgcatgacacatcatgaatattactgaagaacattcttgacccgaaatataatctataccttttctccagagatgctgcctgacccactgagttactccagcactctgtgacatgtcaccaatccatgttctccacagatgctgcctgactcactgagttactccagcactctgtgacatgtcacctatccatgttctccacagatgctgcctgactcgctgagttactccagcactgtgacatgtcacttatccatgttctccacagatgctgcctgactcgctgagttactccagcactctgtgaaacgtcgcctattcatattctccgcagatgctgcctgacccactgagttactgcagcactttctgactattttcccttcacccatttgcccaagcccactctcccccctcctttcctatgttcctttccacccataaacctctctctgcctttacatttcactcctctttcaaatctgctctacttatctacatgcatttttcttcttcactttttagtcatagaatgatgcagtgtggaaacaggctcttcagcccaacttgcccacaccgaccgacatgtcccatctaaactagtctcactcacacgcgtttgacccatatcgatctaaatctgtcctatgcatgttcgtgtccaaatgtctcttaaacaataagatagtcccagccttaactacctcctctggcagctcgttacatacacccagcaccctttgtgtgagaaagctacctctcaggttcctgttaatttctgaaatattggccatatatttggtgcaaaaatgctccaaaataaggctcagaatgcatcagagagcatctaaaacccatgAGCTTCCTGGacactggcatcgagggacttcacgcttcgcgctcgtgatgtgcgcagcccgcacattatttcacattaagttttttgtaatcctgtcatgcccttttttgaaaagcttcgtacgggcctggagatgctggctgtctcgctgagttactccagcatttggtgtctatcttccgtgtaaaccagcgtctaccgttccttcctacacattgacgaAAGCGGCTATCTTCTATGACGGGCTGAAGGGAAGCAGTAGAAACCTATTGCGTGAGAttggaagtgtttaagaaggaactgcagatgctggaaaatcgaaggtagacaaaaatgctggagaaactcagcgggtgcagcagcactatggagcgaaggagataggcaacgtttcgggccgaaacccttcttcagaaagcggTTTCAGTTTGGCAAGAAGactaaagcgctggagtaactcagcgggtcgggcagcatctctggagaacatggataggggacgtttgTAGTCGGAACCCTTCCTATACATACAATACTTTCGTTTCATTTCCCCTTTCAACACTTTTGTCATGAGTTATCTGATCTCTTTCATAATCCCCGGGACGTTTCATTCTCCGGTACTTCCAGACAGTGTGAAAGTACCTGGCTGTCTATAACGTGGCTGTAACGTGACTCTCCAGTTTGGGGGATTTCGGTGGCGCTTTTGTTTATCTCAACGATGGAAAGTGGACCGTTCCCACGGGACCGCTGGAATTTTGTACAATCCGAAGTTCAAAATCTGTCCAAAAGGAAGTTGAATGGTTGCTTGGCCCAGAGGGATGGGGAGTGGAAAGTTGTACTTTGCAAACtagtatataataataataaaaatatcttttattgtcatagtCATTTTATAGTCTTAGTGGCGGAGATTTTTTCCGCTTCGTTTTGCGCGTTAGAACCAAACCAAAAGATATTTAAATACGAACGGCAAGCAGCTTAGTTCTATTTGATGTGAAAATATCTAGATTTGCTGCAAACATGTCCTCATCACTTTGAAGTAAGCTTAATATTTTGCGTTGGACACCTGGCTTCTCAGCGGGTTGACGATTTTGAATGAATATACTGCCAACCCACACACCTTGCAAACCCTCTCTCAGCGAGCAGTAGAGAGTGGGGCAAGGCCTATTTTGGAGGTAAATTTGCAGCGGTCGATGAGGTCGAACTCTTTGCAGGCCATCTGGCAGACATCTGGCAAGTGGAGGCTTTCAAAAGTGAGTTAGCAAGAGCACAGGGTAAACATGTTCCTGTTAAGGTAATGGCCAAGGCTGGCACATTTACGCAAGCAACCTGACTCAATCAGTGAAAGAATGGGATCGAAGGCTGGCCCTGACCGCTGGATGCAGATTGGGTCAACTGACCAGCTGTATCTTATCTCTATGAGTGACAAGTCAGCAAACTACACCGGTCTCTGCACTTGATTCCGCCCGGGTTATTTACTGAACGGTGCGAAATAAggccataagttataggagcagaattcgcccattcggcccatcgagtctactccgccattcaatcatggctgatccatctctccctcttaaccccattctcctgccttctccccataacctctgactcccgtccaaatcaagaatctgcctacctctgccttaaataaatccattgccttggcctccacagccttctgtggcaatgaattccgcagattcaccaccctctgactaaatcgaTGGGCACATTGGGCGCTGTACATTCCACCCTGAATCCCTGTTTGATTCCTGAATCCATATGTCGTTGCAGCTCTGTCCGACACACTCATCGTGGAGACAGTGGGCAGCCTGGAAGTTGGCCAGAGAGGCTCTGTGAGATGTACGGTCCCCAAAGTCTACCCTGCTCAAGTGGAGGTGGAGTGGCTGAAAGGAACAACGTTGCTGAAGACCGACAGCTTCCGTGACTACACGGAGGTAGAAACGGCGATGAACTTCACCTACGAACTGACGGCCGAATTGCGAGACTCAGGACAAGAGCTGACATGCCGAGTGCAATTACTCACGGAGAACCAACCACGCAAGGCCGAGGGGACGCTAACGTTACAGGCTCACTGTAAGTATGGAGACAGAGATATAACATTGAGAACGGAATCACAGTCATAGACGTAGTCTGGACAATGGTTTAAGTCGCCCGCCTTTAATGTAGTGAATGATCCCATCTCCTTCTACAGGTGCTCCCACAGAGATTGACATTACTGCAGAGCCCTCTGCCACAGTGAGAGAGGGTCAGGATGTTCGGCTAACCTGTGCTGCAGACAGCAGCCCCGCTGCCACGATAGTGTGGAGCACGTTATCTGCCGGCAACTGGTCAGTCGTGGCCGAGGACCGAGCGATTCTGCACCTGTCACCGGCCCTGTTCGGGGACACGGGAATGTACCGCTGTGAAGCCGGCAATAAACTGGGGacaatcaccaaggaggtggaagTCCACGTTCAAGGTGCGTGGGTTtcactatagggaggtttcacggcagtcgggtcacaacccatgacccgtactgtttccacgctacgccaactggagtacacgcgatgaactgcaggtaggcactgaccattgtttccagcgtaggggcccgttaaaacccgctgaaattgtcaagttttgatctgtaaataattatggaaatcgggataagcatgagagacatttatcctacttcagaattccaaaattaggagaaattatggtagatagaagcgagagctgaaggaacaacaacagctaaagtgcttggcgaacattggccgtttgctcactgcatttcatcaaaagtaaggcattcattgtgtattttcttgattcctttggcatctaaaaagtttcagaagtgataaatctggctgtaaaattttaaaatgccCCATGGTTATCAAGTggggttttacatacaaaaagaaaacgccacTGAAGcaacatttacagccagattgatcacttctgagactttttagataccaaaggaatcaagaaaaaacacaaataatgccttactgttgatgaaatgcagtgagcaaatacgATAATTCCCAATAAGTTCAATTTCGAtagctgcacggccaatgttcgccaatcactttagctgctgttgtcccttcagctctgcttctctttaccttcatttcgcgtcacttttggaattctaaagttgggtacatgtctctcacatttacaccgatttccacaattttttacagccaaaaattcatcattttggcgggttttaacaGGGAGGAAAgttcgcgtttcttgcattaataacatataccggaagttacggatgtcctccagatggattgagcggctccgtgcgtcaagacctatgacccagtgaccttacgtgcaacccccctattgtaATTTTACTATCACTGTTGCAGGAAAGACgtggtcaagctggaaaaggttcagagaagatttaccaggatgtcgcCAGGGGTAGAgggcatccattgacttggcctccacagccttcagtggcaaagaattacacagattcaccaccctctgactaaataaattcctcctcatctccttaaaggaacgtcctttaattctgaggctatgacccctcGTCCTAAATCTCCCTTCTGCTTATCCACTTTTTTTTGTTACATACAGTGTTTGCTGGCTTCCAAAGTCATTGTTTTGAGAAGATGATAGCGACCCAATGTACTGAACTGCTGCAATCACCACGAGTCAGGGTGTTTCAGGAATTAGACGCGGCGACTCTTCAACTTCCAATTGCGCTTTTCCGAGCAATGTGCACAAATGCACTCGCGTGTTTCCTTGTCAGAAGTACCCCGTGACCCCCGGTGAACAAGGCTAGCAGTTTACAGCAGTAAACAGGGATTTCAAACATGCGTAGTATAATCAATCTCCCGTGGGAGATATGTCCTGTCATTTTGTGACAGATGGGTGTGTTGTTCCCCGAATAAGACTGAAGCGGGCCTAACAAACGCCAAGAGTTCTCAGCAGCGCCAGAGAAGCAGCCAGGGGGGCTGCCGATGTGGACCCTCCAACTTGTCTCCTCCCTTCACACTTCTGTCCAAGAACTTTCCATTTTTTTTGCCAATTGATCAATTGACCCGCTGTCTCGATCTGTAGTTGCTGAGTGAAACATGATGTTTGCAACCAACACGTTTTGAGgccgttctccgactagtttcactgtcctcctcatTAATTTCACTGATTgtctgcctccttgtcaccttcccgtcAGCCAACCATGAACCGTTTCCTTGATCAACGCCTGCTTTGATCtgtggttttcacaccttacccttccatatttctAGACTCCCATCTCCATTGATATGACTCAcggtctctagagatgctgcctgtcccgctgagttactccagcattttgtgtctatcttcggtgtataaccaatgtctgcagttccttcttacatatttcGGCTTGGCTCGGTTATCTGGAACCAAGCGGCCCAGATCGAGAGGGATGATGACCTAGATTCAACTAGCTTCTAAATCATTCATTACTTACAGAGTGCCTCCAAATGTCAGTGACTATCTGGGACCAGTCAGTGAAAGATTACACAAGTAAAACATCTAGTGATTGGGATACTTATTCATGGTCAGGGACGATTTCAAAAGGAATTAAGAATTatttaatataaaaataaattacagGTAATAGTCAAATCGGGTAACAGCAGTGCAGTCAAACGTAATGTTTCAGGTACACCAGAGACTGCGGACGCTGGAATCGTAAGCAAagggcaaactgctggaggaaagaCAAACTGCTTCAGACCgacgaaaggtcccgacccaaaatgtctgtccaaatctgcagttccttcctgcactgtttTGAGGCAGTGTTTGAGGATAATGTGCCAGCCTCCTTTACTCCTGCCCTATGGAGGTGTATTTTAACGTAGTCCCCTACCTTGGCTCACTTGCATTTCAAACCAGTCACATTTGAACCTATGCCTGATATCCCCACAAATACATCTGCAGAGGGATTACTGGACAACAATGAACACATTGATCTCGCTGCAAGACTACTTCCCTCAGTAGGAAGAACATGAAACCTCAGTTCCTGACCTTAGGATATCCCCGAGAGCTTTCCAGCTAATTAAAGATTTCTGCAGTGAACACACTGTTCCCATATAGAAAACAGCACATGCAGTTTACATGCAAGTTCCCATAATGGCGATATGATAATGATATGTCAGCCTGAGCTAGTGGTGTTGATTCAAATCAATCTTAAATCATTATTACTTTCAGCTCAGAATATGTACAGCTCATTTAAAATACTCAATCAATGTCACCAACTATTTGGATTTCCAAATATAAGCTTCAGTCATCATAGACCTCTTTCAGGGACTCGAGGTGGAATCACATGGTGGACAGGAGcgccactgtggtgcagcggtagagctaccttacagcactttcgatgccgactacgggtgctgactgtactgagtttgtatgatctccctgtgaccgcgtgggtttttgccGAGATCTTTtgtgtcctcccacacttcaaagacgtgcagatttgtagatgaattgacttggtatgagtgtaaattgtcccgagtctgGTCGGCAcgaagtatctctaaactaaagtacaagTGTATTTGCAGTTTGTTTACCACATGCCATAATCTTGTAAAATCTCAAGGTATTGAAAGGTTTACAAAAGGTTGGAGTCTTGCTTATGTGAGTGACCTAAAATATCCAGATAATCTTTTATAAAGGTTTAAAAAGACATAGAAAGTTATAAAGTAGCAGGAACATACTCAGCAACACTCACGATTGTCATCACCCTTTTTCCTGGCCTCAGGCACACAGATTGCTGTTCTACGGTACAGACAGTTCAAGCTCATCGAGTGCTGCTATACTGTTCAGTATGAGATGTTTAATAATCCATTAATATCTTTCCATTATGTACTGAAATATGTGATTGCAAACTTTTCTGCATTCATTGCAAAAATCGGTCAAGATCACTGATGTAAAACACATACTTTAATTTCCCCCAAACTATGCTAAATAGATTTTAAATGTGGAGTAATTGAGGATtccacattttcatttcactgttttattttaaaaaaaagaataagcAACAGTTTCCTCTCTCCAACACACTTGAGTGCAGCAGTTTTAAATGAAGCGATCGTTTATGAAGCAGCATTTTAATATTAAGGGAATAAAACAGTATAGCTCGATGTTCACAACCAAAGTTTGACAACTGGCTGAAATCATTCCAGCCATGGTCCCAGAAAACAACCGGCCATCGAGGATGCTGTCCACGTGAAGGCTGATATCACCACTTGGAAGTAAGTCCCGTTtagccctggcaactttaatcgcACAtatcaatgttatttcacttatttatgaacaactaatgataaaCAGATACtgatataccagaaccaaacccaatcagtcaatgagaaaaaatatgtacaaatccagaatcaacaaatgtaccccaGGTTGGCCTAGAATGATGCTATTCAATACAACATCTGCCTGCTGATTTACTATTCAAATATATACcgtagggtactgattttggatgtggtactgattttggatgatcagccatgatcatattgaatgacagtgctggctcaaagggctgaatggcctactcctgcacctgttttctatgcttctatgctcAGCTGGTTGAAAAGGAACTCGTGGCCATAAAAAGAAAAATAGGGAGGTTCTCTCCCGCCCCTTGGACAATATGTATTCTTCAATCTATATGAATAGAAGCTGGTATCATGCCTTTACTAATTGATGTTTGGGGAGCTTGCTGTGGGAACATTGGCTTCCACATTTCCTCCTTTATGACTAAACTGCACTTCAAGAGTACTTCACTGGCTGCCTGGTGCAATCGAACCTACATGGAACTAACTGCCTCTGACTATTATTCAAATATATACTATTTATATCTCCAGCCACCTTGTTTCCTTGTTAGAATGCCTTTGAAATATAATGGGGTACCAAAGAAATCTGTCACCATCCCTACAGCACTACGGGGGAGAGGATGACTTAAACCAAAGCTCATCATTTAGGTACTCTCCATAACTTTCTGAATTTCATAACTAGTTTCCCATTAATACAACCCCATGCTGTTCCGCTGTGATTAGTGGCATTATTGCTACAATTTAATTAAATGAATATTCTTTCCTTTTTTATGTCTTTCTCTATGGTTTCACTTCCTGAGCCTAGACCACATTCATCCTGGAGAGGCAACAAATtcatcctccatgataattctaCACACTGGTGCCCAGTAAGGATGGTTTATCAGCCCTTTACTATGCTCCATAAATACTCACAACTTTGCAGCCATATTCTGCTCTTATTCCATTTACAAGTGTTCAGACGACACCACAATAGTGCGCCCAATCTCGAACAATGACAAGGAAGTactggaaggagatggagagcttaatggtgtcaagacaacaacccttCCTTGAATGTCaggaagatgaaggagctagttaccgACTGCAAGAAACGAGGTGATGTACACGCCCCAAGTCAGCATCAAAGGTGCCAAAGTGGAGTCAGTTTCCTATCCTAAACTAGGTGACCAGCCATAAGTGGCAATATAGATAATGCTGGTAGAAGCATTCGCTGGGGCAGACAAGGAGAGAGAAAGGGTTAACATTTACTGCCACTGATCATCTGATTTTCAGGATGTTGGAGatataatatttttttaatgcaaaaaCAAGAAAAAATGAACAGATAAAGAACGTTAGTGCTTTTCCTAGGTCTCTACTGTCTGCTATTTACACCGCCTCTAAAGGTCCATCTTTTGAATCTTTGTTTATCCTACCCATTTTGCCTTGAACCATCATCTAGTTtagatgatacagcgtggaaacaagcccttcggcccaccagccgagtcccaccagcgatcacccccgaaCACCAGcacctacacaatttacagaagccaattaacctacacacctgtaggcctttggaaggtgggaggaaaaccacgcggtcacggggagaattaaCAAACCCAATACaatacccgtagacaggatcaaggcagcaactctaccagcacgCCACCGTGCCGATATGTTCTCGATATTTCCCCCCGTGATCTAGAGGTAGATGCCCTGCCCCTTTTCAAGGCCAATGTAggggtataaaataaaactaCTCTGCTGCCAATCTAAAAGCGGTTGGTGGAATGTGGAGCGGGTGAAAAAACATAAGATTGGTATAAATTGATGTCTGAtggtttgaagggcctgtttttttctGGAGCACGggggctgaggggagacttgacagAGGAATATATAATGTTGAGAACCTTTCtcccggggtggaaatgtcaaaggctagagggggTCGtgtgtatctggaacgagcttgCAGGAGGGGgggcagatacgattgtggtaGTTAGAAGGTTTTATGATAGGCACaatgatatgcaaggaatggaggaatatagatcatgtgcaggcagcacAGATTAACTAAACTGCACTTCAAGAGTACTTCACTGGCTGCCTGGTGCAATCGAACCTACATGGAACTAACTGCCTCTGACTATTATTCAAATAGATACTATTTATATCTCCAGCCACCTTGTTTCCTTGTAAGAATGCCTTTGAAATATAATGGGGTACCAAAGAAATCTGTCCCCATCCCTACAGCACTACTGGGGGAGAGGATTAACTCATGTCCGGCACAGACAGGGTTTATCTCCTGTGCTGCACTGAATTGTGTTTCGTTTGCGATTACTCTATTTACCAATGGAAGCATGATTATGGGAGTGTTACCAAGGGCAATAAGGGACAACtcaaaattcaaaatttaattttaACAACCAATATATTCATCAGATAATAGTTGGTTTACGCTATTATTGGATTCTAACAATATTCAAATGACAGCGCTGATATCTGCAATACCTGGAAAAAATGTGTGTTAAACTGTCATCCTTCAATCAAAACCTGCTGTTTACTGCCAACTCATTGCCAGGTACTTATCCACTCACCACTAATCCTAAAATAGCGCCCCGCCACTCCAAAAGCGCACTGATATTGAGTTCTGAGCCTGATGGAACTGGTCGTGAGAAGAGGCAGCATCTTGGAAAGGCGCCAAGCACGACTGGAGCAGAGGAAGGCAAAGTGGCACAGAGGTGCCGCGGCTCCAGTGTCCAACCTCCCGCATCCAAACCCCCGGCCtcggctgctgtgtgtgtgtgtgtgtgtgtgtgtgtgtgtgtgtgtgtgtgcgtgtgtgcgtgaaaggggtcgggtgtgtgtgtgtgtgtgtgtgagtgtgtgagtgtgtgtgtgtgtgtgtgagagtgtgagtgtgagagtgtgagtgtgtgtgtgtgtgtgtgtgtgtgtgtgtgtgtgtgtgtgtgtgtgtgtgtgtgtgtgtgtgtgtgtgtgtgtgtgtgtgtgtgtgagatcagCTCGGTCAATCTGTGGCCTTCTTGATTTCTTCCGAGTGCCACGGTTTCCTCTCGCAGATAACACGAGTGCCTCAATATTTAGAAAATAAAACAATTGAATGGTTGTCAGTATTCAatatcagtatttactttaatgtcattttaactgagtacttacctaCACTGATTGGTTCGGGATAACGTGAGTAATCACCATCTCTCGTGTTTCCGAATCCCAGGTATCTCCGAAGGCTCCTGAATCTAGACTACATAGTGAAATCTGTCCATCTGTCGTAGCCGGACTTTACCATTCCCGGCTTCCCCGCCGCCTCACAATCCTATATACTTTTTTATAGTCTATACAACTATACTATACTTATGTACCttcggtccacgccgaccaatgattccccgcacattaaccctatccaaaacacactagggataatttaaaatcattccaagccaattaatctacaaacctgtacgtttttggagtgtgggaggtaaccggttctcccggagaaaacccacgcaggtcacggggagaacgtacaaactccgtacagacaacacccgtggtcaggatcgaaccccggtctacggcagcaactctacttctgccGACCTAGTTTCGATATGCATTCACCCACATCTCCTTCACCCGACAGCCCATTCTAACGTTTTAGAGCAGAATGGTGCTGGCGTGAGGGGAGAGATCTTTTCACATTTCTCGTGAGATGAGTTTTTAACAGTGTTGCCTGTCTATCAGATGGTATCCTGGACAGCTATGTAAATGCCCGTGGACTATGAACCATTAAAAGTAACCGAACTCCAATTGCAACAGAAGCAACATCCTAAAG
This sequence is a window from Amblyraja radiata isolate CabotCenter1 chromosome 10, sAmbRad1.1.pri, whole genome shotgun sequence. Protein-coding genes within it:
- the LOC116978103 gene encoding vascular cell adhesion protein 1, whose protein sequence is MNFTYELTAELRDSGQELTCRVQLLTENQPRKAEGTLTLQAHCAPTEIDITAEPSATVREGQDVRLTCAADSSPAATIVWSTLSAGNWSVVAEDRAILHLSPALFGDTGMYRCEAGNKLGTITKEVEVHVQGISEGS